tagtcggccgtgcttgcaacAATCAGGTTCTCGCTTCTCTGCActtgaacacacactttttcgctGAAGTCTTGCTGCGAGAAATTGCTGGCTCTTCCGAAGGCGTGCATGATAGTGGCATTGTTCCACTTCGCAAGCTCGAGGCCTGCTTGTGGGCGGAATACCACCTTGTAGTCGTCAACTGGTAGAGGCGGCATTTGGGGCTTTCGCTGTTGCGGTGGTGGTGTCTTTCTATTCGTCTGTTGCTTGGCTGGGTTGCTTTCTTGCGTCATTTGATCCTCTGCGTCCTTCTTGCCTTTTCTGCCCCTTGTAATTCAGATGCTCTCGCATTCAATAGCAgcgcagaacgctccctagaggacatgtaacaactgcCAGCATATAACCGTAATTTGCtatgaggcctggtgaggggccctttaagtaaaCTGATAATGTGTGCCCAAATCACAAATGACCCAATACAAACCTGAAAATTTGTTTATATAGAGTTCCCCACCAAGACACACACATAGAggtcaaataaataaaaaggagttCAAGAAATGCTGCCTTGTCTATGAAAACTTATCATTGTCATGAGCTATGCAATCTTCTTTCCGTTGCCCTCCACCCACTTGCACATTCAATTCTGAcactggcctttttttttttgcttttcctttaCAACGCATTTTGTTCCTTAGAACACTCAGTTTAGAGTGCCAGCACAAAAGCGATATCGTTAGTGCTGTTTTGGACTACTGTATATACTCGTGTGCAAGCTGcactctatcttttttttttcataaggtGCAGCCCTTACATGGAGGTAAGCTATTTCGGTCCAAGTTTTCCAGCTGTGCTTGATGCCCGTGATCTCTCTGCACCAAAGAGCGATCGCTATTGTTTTCTTAATGAATTTATTTGTTCCTATGAGCTCCTATTTCTGTATGGAACAGTGATGTATGCATTTCTGGTCAATGCCAAAGTTGTGGCCAGCTGAATGTATATTTGCCAAGCTGCTCGGCGTATTCCACTACTTCTAGCTTGAATGCGCCACCATACACTATCAGATGCTTCTTCTAGCCGATTTACATGAAAATACAGCTGGCTGGGTTAGCTGACTCCAGACTGCACAGCTAACCAGCTTCTATGGGAGCTGCCTACGCCAACTCTTATTCAACCGTTGGCTGTTGGTATCGCTTTTATGATCTGTTCATCTGCCACTCTATGAGTAGCTGGAGCAGCATTGTATTGAGAATGCCAGCTGCTCTGCTGTGATGAGCTGTTTGTATTTCGATTATTTTTACGAACAGAACTGCTGTAATGTCATTGGGCTGTGATCAGTCACATGGCTTCCAAAGTTGATTGCCCGAACCTAAAAAAGTGTCAGCGAATGTAGGGTGCTACTCTCTAAAATAGTGTTGAATAACTGCTTGCATTGCCTTTTTGCACAAACCAACAAACCGCACAGTTCTTCTTCATTACATTTCAGCGTTTATGAATTCTAATTTCACAATAGTTTCCTTGTTGAACTTGTAAAGTTCACTTCTCTGCGTTTTGTAACTGGAACCACCGTAACATTCTAGGACGGAATGATGACCACTTATTTCAACTCTTAAAGCATGCTTGTGAGTTCATAAAGAGAATAAACAGCATAACAGGGGTGTGTACATAACCTTCGCACCCCTGTTATGCTGTCAATGTGTCATGCAGAAAAGCTACTACAGTAAGTTGGCAGTTTGGAAAGAGTTCCATCACCTAGATTTTACATGACATAATTAAGACAATGCAGAGAATTTTAGAGCACTGGGATACCAGTTCAAAGCTTTCAATTTCAACTCCACTAGACGTGAAATAATACAGCAAAAcgctcacctttccttgaaacagcCTCGATCTATTTGAGAGTGGATGCAGGAATTACTTGTGAAAAGTTATGCCAGATTGTCTGCCTTGCTCAGGCTTGCATTATGGAACACAAGTAAACCATAATGTGATCTATGACATTAGCCTATCTGTAATCAGCTCGAAAAAGCTGCTAGTTGACGAGAATGAAGACGCCTGCCATTTGCAGATTTCTGCAGTGTAACTATGTATGTCGTCAGCATAATTCCTTTTCCTTGTTCAGAATAAAAACGAAGTTTATTATTATATCTCATTATTATACCGTTGCAGTGCAttttatcctatgaatcttttaaGTCAATCTTTTTCCTTCTCCTATATGatacaagggaaaaaaaaaagttatacttTCTGCCACCTGTacgcattgtttttctttttttgtgccacTCCTCCTACTCCATTTAGCTGTTTGAATGCAATATATTTGCAAGTTTCCTTTACTTCTTATTTTCACGAGCTGTGCCATTACCACGGAGTGGCCATCACAGACACAATGAAAGCAATTTTCACCAGCCAAAATAGCAGCATAAGCCCTGGAACAGACcacagaagcagacgacggcaaacaggttataactagcacCACTGCGCCCGCGTGTTTTGCCCATAGCAACAAAAGGGATGAACTAGACCAGGCACGATGGAGAAGGGACATCTgcgcaggtctggagttcagtagatTGTCATATAAAATGACATGGTGCCTAGAGTGATCAGACTTGTCCACACTGCCATGCTTGCACACATAGATATTTTGCTCTTGATTAAACAGAGCTACAGAATTTGCAATTTGCAACACATGGCAATAATACAAGTAAATTCTGTTTGGAATGTACTTACATATTGCACCTCAAGTGATCCTATGGTCAGCGAGTCCTGGCCCATCATATGGATCTGAGCTATGGTACATGGAACCACATTGTCATGGCGACTTTGCTGAAAATACAAACAAGGGAAAAGAAAGACACTAGTTTATCCTAGGAACTAGAGCCTAGTGTCCAGCTCATGTCCTGATCAACATTTGGTCTTTGAGGCAAGCAGGCAATGCACTGCACTGTGACCCTTTTCTAGTGAAGCGGAGGCATACCAAGAGGGCTGTATGTCAGCACATAGACAGaaagtttttatttttccgaaAGTGGGAGGGGGGCCGCTGGGGCCCAACCAGCTTCCCGAactccacacacacacgcactttaATAACGCTTGCACacgaagaaacttcgtgtgacctgaaTTGTTCAATGAAGTGACGGACTCATATGAGTATTTACTAGACCttatagtaggagacagttcactTTCACAGTCCAAGTCCCTTTGCCCCATTATGAGACTGGCATCTCTCGGATGAGCCATGCAACAAGTGGATTCAGTTAAACTTGTTAAGGAGATATACGTGTTTTGTGCATGTTAAGTCACACAGATACACATCAATGAAAAAGACGTAACCCGTCGTCAAAATTTTAATGCACAAATATACCATCAGGAAATCTTTTTCTTGCACCAAACGCAGTTGCTTCTcagttggattttttttttttaaatatcggcTGTCAAGTTGGAGGTTTACACAGGTGCGACCCTTACACGGACTTGTACGGTGAATCCTCCTTTGTGTGACTGTCTTATACTTTGCTATCATTAAAAAAGCTTTGCCTTTGCGGCAAAactgcccccctccctctcttctGATTTTTTCTCTCTCAGTTTGAAAATTAGCGCTGCTGCACATGACTGCTATTGATTCCGATTtagagtgaatccggcttggcctcatttcggttactgagtgaactatatatatgacctctgcatgcaagtggcaATGTTTCCATTTCTAATAAATCTTGTAAATCATtaaaagagcttttttttttcatcagtcatTAGCaatgcctacaggaaacaaaaacaatactgagacacatatcattcatgtGCACTTTATGCGCCGTTGATAAAAGTATCTGCCGAAGAGGTCACTGGAGTCTGTAGGTTTCTTccagggtcaaaaaagcatgcaGAGCAACTTGAAGCGAGGTAAcgcacagcaacatattcattctacaggcataagctatccataTAATTATAAATAATTGTTAGTTAGCTACCACCGTCTCTTTAAAAAATAtcataaactttgtcctgtgtatatatttaaatatattgtgtctaTGCATGGTGTTCCCAGTGGAAGTTTTTAAAAAATGTTGAAGTGaaaaatacggatgaggtagcagccgctggtgcttctaatgcactTCTATTGCGAGGATTTGCGGAAATAAGGCGAAAGTACGAATTAAAGGCCGTGCACGCCTgcaccaacaatgatgcagtaagtatttagccacaataaaattttgagTGAAAAGGTAcaggcaactcaaaagaaacctcaaatgacgTGGGTAACAGAACTAGGGTGATGACACTttaggagggagggggggtgctcGGGCCCCTATTCGGCGCCTATGTCTCAGACTATTACAGCATGTACAACTTTCATTTCAATGACTGACCATAATAAGCATATCTGCTTGTGTCAGCTGCGACGAAATAATCATGCACGtatgcctctctctctcacttttacGAGAAGAATCATGCAACAGAGAGCTCTACCATGCTGACCTGAGTGTCGCAACATATTTCCAACTGCGTTGCTGTCCAAGCAAGTACATACCTGCTGTGTTAACATTCTGTATATGCCATGCCAGCATAGATAACAgcgacgaagattagcaagcacaGTAGCGAATATAGGTATCTTCACAAACTGTTGTCCCAAATGGGCCACGGATCACAAGTTCTAGAGCCCCCTTTACGCGCTAAAGCCCGAGTTTCTCTTCAGTAGTTTCCGTCATCATATAAAACAAGGAGCAGCCCCGTTGGCTATAAAACATGCTTAGTGCTGGTTtacactcgttttttttttttcatttttgtctgCTGGTCTTAACATGGGCTCTGTTGGGGTCAAGTAATAGCTGTCTGAACACCTGCTCGCGCTGGATCCAAATGCGAAGTGACGCATTTTCAGGCGCGAAATCGACGCACATTCAGCATCGACACTTACagccttacccgccgtggttgctcagtggctatggtgttgggctgctgagcacgaggtcgcgggatcgaatcccggccacggcggccgcatttcgatgggggcgaaatgcgaaaacacccgtgtgcttagatttaggtgcacgttaaagaaccccaggtggtcaaaatttccggagtcctccactacggcgtgcctcataatcagaaagtggttttggcacgtaaaaccccaaatattatattattactTACAGCCTTGCGCTGTGGCGTGTCCTGGGAGTCAGGTGGCATGAAGCCTCCACCTGCGATATACATGAATGTAATATATTTTGCATTAGTTACATCGTTAGCAGATTCAATCCGGCTTACTGCAGGAGCCGCAGGCACTTACCATCGCCCCACGCTGCCATAGTGAGGTAGCGCGAATGAAAAGATCACAACACAGTTGGGGCTTGCTACAAAACTAACAAAAACCACCTATCGCAACTTAAGAAAAGGCAGGTGAGTAAAGGTGTTTCAACAACTTGAGTTAGCGCGCTCTTAATGTATGATAAGCCCACTACATCAGTCCGCGCAAGACGAGCAAGTACGAGCGCGCCAGAATGTATTAAAGCAATGGACAAATCAACGGCGATTTCGAGGTGGTTCCCTCTTCAGGTAAAAGAGAGACCAAGAATAACAACGTCAGTAATAAAATTATGTTGAATGTTTTTACTGGATAACACTAACgcctaatttttttatttggtgtACTGCCTAAAAATGACGAAATAAACAcgagaaaaaggaggagaagggagATTATATGTCCACTAGTTGACAGCATTAAACACTCTATGCAAGGCCACTTTTTCTGTTTATATGTCTACGGACAATTTGCCCATTGAAAAATGGCGCTGTAAGCTGCCGTCGTGTGTGTTTTCTGGTCAACGTCCGTAAGCCTTTCCTCGAAGGTGCCGCAGAGACTCGCCGCCAGTGATCGTGGTGGGCTCGTCGGGCGCCTTCGAGGAAACCCCCCACAATGCCAAAAGTCGTCGAGAACATGCAACTTGGCTTTGCTGGCTGTCGCACCGCTTTTCGAAGGGTCAGTGCTTCTTCGTAGAAACAGCCCTGCATCAACTGAGTTGTGTTGTCGAAAAGAGTTGAACTCTCCTGGTTTACAGAAAGTAGCTCGCTTCTGTCTTCAATGTGACATGAACCGCGAAGCGTGAACCTACGGTGATGGCTTCCATTCTTTCGAGTAAACATTTTACTTTATTTTTGAGTTTTTTCTCTTATCAAAGGTCGCGGCCGTCGACCTTTCAGTGTCACGGTGTGAGGAATGTTTATATATTGCCGGCCTGAAATACTTCCGTGTCGGCGGTGCTTGACACACGCGCCAGcaatttgttttgtttcttcagtTGTAAATGAACTGGTTGTTAGCACATCTGACTCAAGGTGGCAGCTTTTTATTTCGTTCATTCGAAGAGTGCATAGGTTCCCAATTCTCAGCTTGTTTACATCTATTAAACAATGCCAAAGCACTATGCACCGCTCATTGAAATGAAAACGAAAGAAATtgatgaaaaaaaacaaagaaaccgAATCGGACCTGTTGCTTTCCGAGATTTGTGGCTGCGGAGAAACCTTTTACTGAAAACAAAACCACCAAATGTACAAGGCTAGCCAAGGCGGTAAGTGTGTGGATGCTCTCTATTATGTGTGCTTCGTAGGCTATTTGGTTTAAGGTATTCTCATTGTACATATTTTCTCAGTTTTCTGGCACATTAACACCGTGAACTTACTAGCAGCACTTGTCATTTCATCTGATGGATCATACCCACTATGAGGTGCATTGGCCAAGAATAGGGTGAACAAAGCAAAATGGTAATAGAAATCTCAAAGTCGCAATATTCTAGCACTTGTGAAACGTAAACACCATGAGAAAAGCTAAACTTTGTGTTACAAATTTACAGGTAAAgaacaacagaaaaagaatgatTTGCTGAGCACAAATTTTAACATgataagaaggaaaagaaaatgtaGAATGACTACAGGTTTGAACTAATAAGATAATAATGAGATGAGAATAGTAAGCTGAACCTTAGAGACGAAGctccagtgaaaaaaaaagtgggaagGGGGGGCATTTAGGCCCAGACCAAGAGTGAAAATGTCCAAAATTCCTTTTCTCGAAGTTGCGAAGCAATGGCGCTATGAAAATAAGTGGTCGGTCATGTCATCCTCATTACAGAAAAAGCACAGAGAGCAGGGCAAAGGATCAGGGAGGCAATGTGGAAACATAATCAGGTGTATCTTTAAACAGATTCTTAGAATTATGTAATTGTTCGTTTGTGGAAAACGAGAAGGGATGTTTGCCTCTTATGTTTTTTTCCAATGCAAACTGCAGAATGAGATTAGATATGCTTATGCTAAAAATGACAGAAAAACTTAAtcacaaagaaaacaatatttcaTGCAGCCGCTTCCAAGACTATTGTGCATGAACTGTTGTTAGTAGTGCACTAGAAATAGTTATGGAAAAATTAACAAGAAAAGAGAGTTAGAGAAAAACTTAACAAAATATTGTTGATTGCAGTTTGCACAGTTggtttgttatatatatatatatatatatatatatatatatatatatatatatatatatatatatatatatatatatatatatatatatatatatatatatacggacaAGGGTGACCAGATGATGTCATGCTCTAGTGAGCGGATAGTTATCTTCAAAGACCAAATAGGCAGCGATTGTTCTTAAATATCTCAAATTATTCATTTGAATGTTTGTCCGAAAAGATTAGCCTGGTTAGAATTTAAATTCACATTGCTATATTTTGGTACACATCTGCGGGTCACTCAATTTGccgaaaaagaaaatgacaaaaacCTATTGCCATGCTTTAACACAACATTGCACCAAAAGCTCATAACTTTAGGGTTAACATGAAACTTCTGACGTCGTTTGTAGATCTAAGTGAGTGCTCCAGTGTTGGCTACCAGGAAATCTTGCCTTATTAATGTGAGAATTGTACTGGATTaccatttattatttttttactatGATAACTTGAATCCCAGGAAGCCACAAGGAGCAACTAAAGAGCTTTGCAAGTGATACAGAAAAACCCAAGACAAAATGCACTTTTAACAAGTGGCATACTGACAATGCACAAGCTGCAGCTTTCTGTGCTTGTGACGtgttatgtattttttttaagtGAACTGTACTTTAAATGCAACCCAGAGACTATCAGTACGCAtgttggtgttttctttttttgtgcttgtgTTCTGTGCTCAGTGATTCAAACACAATAATTGAGCTGCATGACAGCTGGTGCTTTTTTGCGCCACTGGTGAACACTGTAGGAGTGCTGGGGGATCAAAATCAGCCGCAATGGGTTACAAAGCCCCCACTTTTATCGCATACCACAGTGAATTAGCGCAATATCCTCAGCAGCCACCAGTGGCGCAAAAAGCGCCTGCAGCCTTGCGCTCCAAGTACCGTGTTTCAATCACTGAGCACTCTACCTTTACGCAGGTTGGTTAGGTACATATGTGCGGCAGTATGCACTACATGCGTTTGTTCCTTGCATGAACTCGCTCCTAAGTGCAGTTAAGTTTAACACTGAATTATCGAAGGAATGCTAAGGCTAGTACAAAGTCAACTAGAGCGGCAGCTGTCGCACTTATGAAGTGGCAGATAGGTTGCTTTTTTTCATGAGTAGAGGTTTTGTATACTTCCGTCATTCACCCACGCTCATCAATTCGCGTCTCAAATCTTCCTGTAACCTTTTCGAAAAGTCTTGCTTGTACCACCACTGAAGAAAGTATTCTGGCTGTTAGGTCAGCTCCATTATGACCCCTCTGTGCACTGCAGTGTTGCCGGTGGCTGACGTGCAGCGGGAGTGTCCCCGGTCGAGAGCCTCGTGATCAGTACGAGGTGCTGTGCTTGGGTCTTACGGGTGCAGGCAAGTCTACAGCCCTGGCCACATTAGTGGGGGAACCCTGGGATGCCCTTGAGCCTACCACTGGCTTCAACATCAAGACACTGCCAGTCAATGATACTGTGCTCAATATCAAGGAACTGGGTGGTACGTGCCATTTTACTGACTTTCGTCGTTGGCTTCTGCACTCACAAACACCAATATTTACTGAAACAACAAACTACAAGTTTTGCCAATAGACTGACCTTGCCGATCTCGCAAATGCATGCACGTCCGTCATGTCGGTGTTATGCCATTGGTCCTCACTGATCTGCCGCTGTACTTACCTAAGTTAAAGGAAACCTTGAGTTGCATGCAGGGATGCACATTTTGTCAATGAATTGCTTTGAAGTGGAGGGAAGTGTATTTTGGAACACGTGGCATCTCCTCAACTATGCCTCTGTTACATAGTTGTATTTTCTCCTAATCTTGTTATACTCGTTGTATTCCTCTTGTTACAAGGATTAAGCTGCTTTTTCTGTGAATGAAGGCATCAATACCCATTTGACAGCATTAAAGTGCCCATAAACCACTCTGAGCCATGTACAGCCTCTGAATGCATGTACATAAGAATTTTTCAAAATGGTGTTGCAATAGCAAAGTTACAAGCGTTTCATGAACCATTACGCACTTGCTGCAGTTTCTCGCTGGCCTTTGTAACCCTTCCCACAGATATGCTCTGCTCCTCACCACACATAGTTCACGCTGCGCAACAAAAGATACGGGTCGTGTTAGTCAGCCAGAGAAGGCACCACTACTTTTCACTTCTGGTCGCCCTCCGTGCAACGCTGACTGAATGGAAGCTTTACAGATGGATCTGTGGTGCACATTTGGAAAACTCTCATACCTTCTCAGAACACACAGCCAGCTCTTGTAACATTGGAGCTCTCATCCCTAGTCAGTCAGCCAATTGACAGCTTTTACCCTGGTAGCACTATGCATGTGATCATACTGGTATTACAACATGTGAAGAAGGAACCAGAAGAGCCCGAAAAGGAGCACAGGCTTGTTTAATGAATTTGTGACTTCCGTGCTGCCAACCCAGAAATAACCATCATGGCACTGTGTACCCAGTTATGTGTGTTTATTTGAAATGTCTTCAAAATGTCGGAGGTGTTTTAGGAGCCCTTTAAAGCTGGCAAATGATAAATGGTCTTTGACACTGTCATGCAGGCTCGGTACGGCCATTCTGGCAGGAGTACTTTGGAGATGCACATGGAGTGTTGTTCGTGCTGGATGGCGCTGGTGGCGAAGCCTCCTTACAGGCATCCCGCCAGACCTTGGCAGAAGTGCTGCCACAGCTGAAGGGGCGCCCCTGTGTTGTGCTGGCTACCCACGCTGACCTTTCGGGCTGCGCTACTCAAGCACAGGTGGGCCTGCCTGTTATTGTGCCCAAAGCCATACTCTACTGCTTTCTACTTGGTGGTGAAAGCAGATATCGAAGGAAGGAAGATTTCCCATCCACTTAACTGTAGAGGATTGCTACAGAAGGGCCAATATGGACATCCTAGAAAAAGCTTATTTCACAATTGAAGAAAATATTGTCCTGGTTCAGGGCCAAATTAATTGATGGCTTGGATTTGTCAGTTTACCTTTTATTACATGAAACTTTTCCAGAGGACTAATTAAAATAGGGCAGATATTGGTGACCATAAATGCATTTCCTTTCAAGTCAATTTGCGACAAAGAGGTTCTTACAGTGGAATAGGAGAAACGTGTAGTTAAAATAGCTTGGATTTGAGCCATGTATCATGGATTGGGTGCCTGTTATCCTTCCATAGACGAGATACCATGCGTGAAGGTGAGTGTGCTTTCAGAGTGAGGAAATGGATGGTAACAGTCAATGACTGGTGTTGGTAAGAGTGGGCTTTGTTGAGAAGCTTATTGAATTGGGGACATTGGTTTGAGTTGTGGCTTCCTAGTGCCTGCAGCCCAGAAACCAACTGCTGCTTGCAATGTGGAAGCCTTTGCACTGCAGGTTCCACTGAAAATGCTAACAAAAAACTATGTCTAGTAGAGCCAGCAACTTCCTGATTCATACTCTGCTTGCTTCCATATCTGTGGTGATTTCCTGTGCGCATTTCTTACATTTATGCCAACAAGATCTCATATGTATGTGTAAATTTAGCTAACCTGTGAAGTTATGACTCGGAGTGCTGTTCCATCTGCACACTGATTtgttacagtgaaacctcgttaaaccatagtttGCCGGAGCTGGGAAAAAAtacgtactaaatggtagtactgcttaaccgaaatagcatgagatcgcccacttacctgtcaaaaacggaactcagagagagtgcgatgaaaggggaaagtacatacagtatttattcacttcgcgcgacaaaagtgttattttcgtttgatgccgcggcggcctagcagcgacgacagcggcctcaaacttactgaagctatgtgccagcttttcagccagccccctcttcttggcaaacactcgcatggcagagtcctcgttggcgttgcatgtTTTCTGTGCACACGGGCGGTAGTGCTGCAAAACtggcggggcgcctttttcattgcgcgGTGCTGTTTTCGTCGTgacaattgcattcatgaggctgacgtaatgcgcagcGTCTGCCACTGTCaagcctgaatcgcccgtgctgtcgctttccgtgtcgtcctcatcgctGTCGCTAGGCGAcccttcggcaacaacagaggcaacgacggcgaaaagtcaaacctcgtagccaacatctcttcccggtcgcagcagcactgccgagcaacttcttcaaatgccacacaccgtagtcaacagtagatccatGTCGCATGCCCGCACCGACTTTTCATGTCACATTTGATAGCATGAACGATGTGTCTAATTTTTcatctatgctgagcacccagcgtcgtttttatccgagcttcggtaTGACGCGAGTCCTTGCTTGTACGGCGGCACAACGCAACAACGGACTCTGGCACGACagcgaaatgatgttgatgtggcttcacgcgcaaatgcacagggcacttggaggccattctgatctctgaggcttgttctgccggggCCATGCCGCTCGagggagacgacgcaccgccgtgtttgcgcaacgaaaagtggaaacactacatgttaaccgatacgtacgcagtaagctggtactgtttatgcggatacaaaacacattatgttcaatgaccgctgagtcggggatttgactttactacgtttaaaacgaaactactgtttagtcgcgtacggtttaacgaggttctactgtatgatCAAGAGTTCCATGTGATTGTTTCGCAGAAAGTCCTTTGTTTGTCTTTGTCGGTTCAGCCAATAGTGAACACCCAAGTTCTATTT
This Dermacentor albipictus isolate Rhodes 1998 colony chromosome 1, USDA_Dalb.pri_finalv2, whole genome shotgun sequence DNA region includes the following protein-coding sequences:
- the LOC135914766 gene encoding ADP-ribosylation factor-like protein 15; its protein translation is MPKVVENMQLGFAGCRTAFRRCCRWLTCSGSVPGREPRDQYEVLCLGLTGAGKSTALATLVGEPWDALEPTTGFNIKTLPVNDTVLNIKELGGSVRPFWQEYFGDAHGVLFVLDGAGGEASLQASRQTLAEVLPQLKGRPCVVLATHADLSGCATQAQVEQLLEGLMHGRKSAVLSCSRGQRQEVLKALEMLTGYMTASIK